In Bubalus bubalis isolate 160015118507 breed Murrah chromosome 3, NDDB_SH_1, whole genome shotgun sequence, a genomic segment contains:
- the LOC102404574 gene encoding protein FAM205A: MLSQTFVLWDLGYPLYTYGSIFIIILIIWQVKKSYHGLTEHKRSCCRRHRKVRQRARDAASRARRHSRKEVDKLWELLSVMRSQGWLPQEGNVRQILCADPGCQTCNTMALEIQQLLGENTLISPTSGDTSQGSSCREVLSMSNVTLEQSLEHRSPHSKDLSLPSATLTVSQKSLVQSVAQSPGAAGIHDYWAEHVKLRQGFQVLEGPSGTEEPRISMNLQEMMQSNLSLICGNQVQQPLNPQVSLLTLKQEITTLTHPVALPMVTVLPAHLPFLSPEVLRLLEVHVKKWMHFQRWGLPRRVEESLRQLMPKPPLFYQTVYKQPVSFIHNNTSHFSVEKFGTISYQNWGSGMAGQPTQAFWVSEWCITDPEQRRLYQQIPNHKALALPSSALKELSGLYLMSGQQASDSVGPVQPKYSQLFCGLPSLHSESLVDTFLASQGLSNDESMSKPHLKDPCLFKELSFLPLLPKTPTQSTPLSSLSSQDCVALSAHQAHINVPFLTLDECEALEWHLLQRQLQLQWDLPDVFQREQHVQSPVECKPSDKVQSSETLKTFSPGKRVSVLTRELLFPQHTRRVLEYHLQRQLIHHRWGLPQKIQQSIQLLLSPTNQQTISWSSTALDSVNGPQPTSLEATGADDPFLPIVDALSVPMPHLFDQAKAILRGHIDSKGGQIHQGNIPACVYSSWECIIPGGLGVTPFSCVLESKPLELQAAADQDLQQKVIPRMPVALDQQQQVSPKAVTEHPKLPGVLSEAAIEKLEITLRHKYLAFLSGLPALYCVALSRAMAPATTSVTSPAMITEMVPEPVEFSTEPLTQVTSPEEQGPSPGPGFQEANEALSNTAEEFQVDAQVKGVVEMLPIESQTEPERPSSLGEHILAKMNFHLRKKILEAQIGIPLKARESREQVVGTSEDVCTQESLESLNNQGQPLLQELPIPPDVPCAPDPEWLHLKEQLATESKVVHQKQKQPSSSIVPHGSVHWASSILVSGDMTEAQVLCVQLEASVNNPSLEEPWSPEPWSPELHSPDKSKDSAQVPTLAEKREEPGKPRLAGDHGEGDAGFTLSSTREKSHSVEGLRPEGILLNRTPHSPWQRRHRFHLDASCQHSPRHRPQPKLPQLPPGVPRGKDSQKKDLQDSQAKLSVILKPARVPENAQPVVPQASRGQPFLGQLTVGKPLEGRALQGQVFPRQVVQGHTHKRPSLPEYGLINKMKSLLHCITPKTKGKGHEASMSSASEKVTSTRKENVEKSLAPAKSPKGRTKTEKTRGDPKAQFPPPEKQMSLAFMDVTHSPDSKLRHHSRSHQLHLASVLGAPHHCPRHCPRVACATQPKNPP, from the exons ATGCTGAGCCAGACTTTTGTTCTCTGGGATTTGGGGTATCCCTTATATACCTATGGCTCCATCTTCATTATTATTCTAATTATCTGGCAAGTGAAAAAGAGTTACCATGGATTAACGGAACATAAAAGGAGCTGCTGCCGG CGTCACCGAAAAGTGAGACAAAGGGCTAGAGATGCAGCATCAAGAG CTAGGAGACATTCCCGGAAAGAAGTTGACAAGCTGTGGGAGCTGCTCTCAGTCATGCGAAG CCAGGGCTGGCTACCTCAGGAGGGGAATGTGCGGCAGATCCTGTGTGCAGATCCGGGCTGCCAAACCTGCAACACCATGGCTCTGGAGATTCAGCAGTTGTTGGGTGAGAACACCCTGATCTCCCCCACTTCAGGGGATACCTCTCAGGGCTCCTCTTGCCGAGAGGTTTTGTCCATGTCTAATGTGACTTTGGAGCAGAGTCTGGAGCATCGTTCCCCACACTCCAAAGACCTTTCACTTCCATCTGCAACCCTCACAGTGTCACAGAAATCCTTAGTCCAGTCAGTGGCCCAGTCACCTGGTGCAGCCGGCATCCATGATTACTGGGCTGAACATGTCAAGCTAAGGCAGGGATTCCAAGTGCTAGAGGGTCCctcagggactgaggagcctagaatttcaatgaatcttcaggaGATGATGCAGAGCAACCTCAGCCTCATCTGTGGGAACCAAGTCCAGCAGCCCTTAAATCCCCAGGTCTCTCTGCTGACCCTGAAACAAGAAATTACTACCCTGACACATCCAGTGGCCTTGCCGATGGTCACTGtcctccctgcccacctgccGTTCCTGAGTCCTGAAGTCCTGAGACTTCTTGAGGTCCATGTGAAAAAATGGATGCATTTCCAGAGGTGGGGGCTCCCCAGGCGTGTAGAAGAGTCCCTGAGGCAGCTGATGCCAAAGCCGCCACTATTTTACCAAACTGTATATAAGCAACCAGTTTCTTTCATCCACAATAATACTTCTCATTTCTCTGTTGAGAAATTTGGGACCATTTCATACCAGAACTGGGGTTCAGGTATGGCCGGCCAGCCTACCCAGGCCTTCTGGGTTTCTGAATGGTGCATTACGGATCCAGAACAAAGACGCCTCTACCAGCAAATCCCCAACCATAAGGCTTTAGCCTTGCCCTCTTCAGCCCTTAAAGAATTAAGTGGCCTCTATCTAATGTCTGGGCAACAGGCTAGTGACTCAGTGGGCCCCGTGCAGCCAAAATACAGCCAGCTATTCTGTGGCCTGCCTTCTCTGCACAGTGAGTCGCTGGTTGACACCTTCTTGGCTTCTCAAGGCCTCTCCAACGATGAGAGCATGTCCAAGCCCCACTTGAAGGATCCCTGTCTCTTCAAGgaactctccttcctccctttgctCCCTAAAACTCCAACCCAGTcaactccactctcttctctgtcTTCGCAAGATTGTGTTGCTCTATCTGCTCACCAAGCTCACATCAATGTCCCATTTCTGACTCTGGACGAGTGTGAAGCCTTGGAGTGGCACCTGCTGCAGAGGCAGCTCCAGCTTCAGTGGGACTTGCCAGATGTTTTCCAGAGAGAGCAACATGTCCAGAGCCCCGTGGAGTGTAAGCCCAGTGACAAAGTCCAGTCTTCTGAGACTCTGAAAACTTTCTCGCCGGGAAAGCGTGTCTCAGTCCTCACAAGGGAACTACTCTTCCCGCAGCACACCAGGAGGGTGCTGGAATACCACCTCCAGAGACAGCTGATTCACCACCGCTGGGGCCTGCCCCAGAAGATCCAGCAGTCCATCCAGTTGCTCCTGTCCCCCACTAACCAGCAGACTATATCCTGGAGCAGCACAGCCCTAGACAGTGTGAATGGCCCCCAGCCTACATCTCTGGAGGCCACTGGAGCTGATGACCCATTCTTACCTATTGTGGACGCATTGTCAGTCCCCATGCCACACTTGTTTGACCAGGCCAAGGCAATATTGCGGGGCCATATTGACTCCAAAGGTGGACAAATTCACCAGGGCAACATCCCTGCCTGTGTATATAGTTCTTGGGAGTGCATAATTCCTGGGGGCCTAGGAGTGACTCCCTTCAGCTGCGTCCTGGAAAGCAAGCCCCTGGAACTCCAGGCAGCAGCTGACCAGGACCTTCAACAGAAAGTTATACCCAGGATGCCAGTGGCCCTTGATCAGCAGCAACAGGTCTCACCAAAAGCTGTCACTGAACATCCTAAGCTGCCCGGAGTCCTGTCAGAGGCAGCCATTGAGAAACTGGAGATAACTTTACGGCACAAGTATCTGGCCTTCTTGTCAGGGCTGCCTGCTCTTTATTGTGTGGCTCTCTCCAGGGCCATGGCCCCAGCAACCACGTCAGTCACATCCCCAGCTATGATCACAGAGATGGTGCCTGAGCCTGTTGAATTCTCAACAGAACCTCTGACTCAGGTGACCTCACCTGAAGAGCAGGGTCCAAGTCCTGGGCCAGGCTTTCAAGAGGCCAATGAGGCTCTTTCAAACACTGCAGAAGAATTCCAGGTTGATGCGCAGGTGAAAGGAGTAGTTGAGATGCTGCCTATAGAAAGCCAAACAGAGCCTGAGAGGCCCTCTTCACTTGGGGAGCACATCTTGGCCAAAATGAATTTCCATCTGAGAAAGAAGATCCtagaagcacaaattggaattcCCTTAAAGGCAAGAGAGTCCAGGGAACAAGTTGTAGGAACGTCAGAGGATGTATGTACACAGGAGTCTCTTGAGAGTTTAAACAACCAAGGACAACCACTGCTCCAGGAACTCCCCATCCCACCAGATGTGCCATGTGCCCCAGACCCAGAGTGGCTCCACCTCAAAGAACAGCTGGCCACTGAGTCAAAGGTGGTGCACCAGAAACAGAAGCAACCCAGTTCCAGCATAGTACCCCATGGTTCTGTCCACTGGGCTTCCAGTATCTTAGTCAGCGGGGACATGACAGAGGCCCAGGTGCTTTGTGTTCAGCTGGAGGCCAGTGTGAACAACCCCAGTCTGGAAGAGCCTTGGAGCCCTGAGCCCTGGAGCCCTGAGCTCCATAGTCCTGACAAGAGCAAGGACTCAGCCCAAGTCCCTACACTggcagaaaagagagaggagccAGGCAAACCCAGATTGGCTGGGGACCATGGAGAAGGTGATGCTGGGTTCACACTCTCCTCCACAAGAGAAAAAAGCCACTCTGTTGAAGGCCTGAGGCCAGAAGGGATACTTCTGAATAGGACACCCCACAGCCCCTGGCAACGGAGACATCGCTTTCACCTTGATGCTTCCTGTCAACACAGTCCTCGGCATCGCCCTCAGCCTAAACTCCCACAGCTACCTCCTGGAGTCCCTAGGGGGAAGGATTCTCAGAAGAAGGACCTGCAAGACAGTCAAGCCAAGCTCAGTGTCATCCTCAAACCAGCAAGGGTTCCCGAGAATGCCCAGCCTGTGGTGCCCCAAGCGTCACGAGGCCAGCCTTTCCTGGGCCAGCTCACTGTGGGTAAGCCATTGGAGGGCCGAGCTTTACAAGGTCAGGTCTTTCCGAGGCAGGTAGTGCAAGGCCATACTCACAAGAGGCCCAGCCTTCCAGAATATGGCTTGATAAATAAGATGAAATCTCTTCTGCACTGTATTACACCCAAGACAAAAGGCAAAGGGCATGAGGCATCCATGTCCTCTGCATCTGAGAAAGTGACCAGcactagaaaagaaaatgtggaaaaaagcTTGGCTCCAGCCAAAAGTCCCAAGGGACGAACTAAGACAGAGAAGACAAGAGGGGACCCCAAGGCCCAGTTTCCACCCCCTGAGAAGCAGATGAGCCTGGCTTTCATGGATGTTACCCACTCCCCAGACAGTAAGCTCCGGCACCACTCCCGCTCCCATCAACTCCACTTGGCCTCAGTCTTGGGTGCCCCCCACCACTGTCCTCGGCACTGTCCTCGAGTGGCTTGTGCCACCCAACCAAAGAACCCACCCTAA